The Haloplanus sp. CK5-1 genome contains a region encoding:
- the mnhG gene encoding monovalent cation/H(+) antiporter subunit G, which produces MTPLEYLAAALVVGGTFFGFVATVGLLRLPGLYARLHAASKSDTLGSVLAVAGVAVVLGVSTESLKLGFLLVFLLLTSPTAAHAIARSGKEQNVEPAGDVDAPWIDEEEGDA; this is translated from the coding sequence ATGACACCCCTCGAGTACCTCGCGGCCGCACTCGTGGTCGGTGGTACCTTCTTCGGGTTCGTCGCCACCGTCGGCCTCCTCCGGTTGCCGGGCCTCTACGCTCGACTTCACGCCGCCTCGAAGAGCGACACCCTCGGGTCGGTGCTCGCCGTCGCCGGCGTCGCCGTCGTCCTCGGCGTCTCCACCGAGTCGCTGAAGCTGGGATTTCTGTTGGTCTTCCTGCTCCTGACGAGTCCGACCGCCGCCCACGCCATCGCCAGATCCGGAAAGGAACAGAACGTCGAACCTGCCGGCGACGTCGACGCCCCGTGGATCGACGAAGAGGAGGGGGACGCGTGA
- a CDS encoding cation:proton antiporter: MAVSGTLSTIFLAAAGAFVLFAVALLYRVFRGPTTQDRIVAINVVGTNTVIVIALVSVALGEYGYLDVALVYALLNFVMSIAVSKFTVEWGGVI, translated from the coding sequence ATGGCCGTCTCCGGGACCCTCTCGACTATCTTCCTCGCCGCCGCCGGCGCGTTCGTGCTGTTCGCGGTCGCCCTCCTCTACCGGGTGTTCCGTGGCCCGACCACCCAGGACCGCATCGTCGCGATCAACGTCGTCGGCACCAACACCGTCATCGTCATCGCGCTGGTGAGCGTCGCGCTCGGCGAGTACGGCTATCTCGACGTCGCGCTGGTGTACGCCCTGCTCAACTTCGTCATGAGCATCGCCGTCTCGAAGTTCACCGTCGAGTGGGGTGGCGTCATATGA